One Nesterenkonia populi DNA window includes the following coding sequences:
- the uvrA gene encoding excinuclease ABC subunit UvrA yields the protein MVVQGAREHNLKNVSVELPRNAFIVFTGLSGSGKSSLAFDTIFAEGQRRYVESLSAYARQFLGRVDKPDIDFIEGLSPAVSIDQKSTSKNPRSTVGTVTEIHDYLRLLWARIGVPHCPECGERIERQTPQQIVDQVLAFPEGTRFQVLAPVVRGRKGEFKDLFRELAGAGFSRAVVNGEVIQLNDPPTLEKQYKHTIDVVIDRLVIRDGMRQRLTDSVETALKQAEGRLSIELVDLDENGEPANDRVPEALTGPRVRQFSENLACPNEHPLPIDEIEPRSFSFNSPFGACDACSGIGSRLEVDEDLVIPDDSLSLQDGAIAPWSTGATTKDYFARIIEGLASELGFSMRTPWKDLPKKVRKALLHGRNHKIVVQYRNRWGRERTYSTGFEGVLSWIQRKHEEVESDNARDRYEQYMRQIPCPACEGQRLNPGSLSVLVEGRSIAEVARYPLDECAEFFHAMELSARDRKIAEQVLKEIDARLQFLLDVGLSYLTLERAAGTLSGGEAQRIRLATQIGSGLVGVLYVLDEPSIGLHQRDNSRLIGTLTRLRDLGNTLIVVEHDEDTIAEADWTVDIGPGAGERGGRIVHSGSVEALRANEASITGDYLGRRRIIAVPEQRRPIDAERMLKIVEATENNLETVDVGIPLGVFLAVTGVSGSGKSSLINEILSKALANKLNNARQVPGRHRRIEGVEEHLDKIIQIDQSPIGRTPRSNPATYTGVFDHIRKLFAQTNEAKTRGYQPGRFSFNIKGGRCEACTGDGTLKIEMNFLPDVYVPCEVCQGDRYNRETLEIRYKGKNIAEVLDMPIEEAAEFFSAFAPIARHLSTLVDVGLGYVRLGQSATTLSGGEAQRVKLASELQKRSNGRSIYVLDEPTTGLHFEDIRKLLAVLQGLVEKGNTVVTIEHNLDVIKSSDWIIDLGPEGGSGGGRIVAEGTPEQVAEQHEQTGSHTGRYLAQMLLPSAR from the coding sequence ATCGTGGTCCAAGGGGCCCGGGAGCACAATCTCAAGAACGTGAGCGTGGAGCTGCCCCGCAACGCGTTCATCGTCTTCACGGGGCTCTCCGGGTCCGGCAAGTCCTCCCTGGCCTTCGACACGATCTTCGCCGAGGGCCAGCGCCGCTACGTGGAGTCGCTGTCCGCCTATGCGCGCCAGTTCCTGGGCCGAGTCGACAAGCCGGACATCGACTTCATCGAAGGCCTCTCACCCGCGGTCTCCATCGACCAGAAGTCCACCTCCAAGAACCCGCGCTCCACGGTCGGCACCGTCACCGAGATCCACGACTACCTCCGCCTGCTCTGGGCGCGCATCGGCGTGCCCCACTGCCCCGAGTGCGGAGAGCGCATCGAGCGGCAGACCCCGCAGCAGATCGTCGACCAGGTCCTCGCCTTCCCCGAAGGCACCCGCTTCCAGGTCCTCGCCCCCGTGGTCCGCGGCCGGAAGGGCGAGTTCAAGGACCTCTTCCGTGAGCTCGCCGGCGCCGGCTTCTCCCGCGCGGTGGTCAACGGGGAGGTCATCCAGCTCAACGACCCGCCCACCCTGGAGAAGCAGTACAAGCACACCATCGACGTCGTCATCGATCGGCTGGTCATCCGCGACGGCATGCGCCAGCGCCTCACCGATTCCGTGGAGACCGCGCTCAAGCAGGCCGAGGGCCGGCTCAGCATCGAGCTGGTGGACCTCGACGAGAACGGCGAGCCCGCCAACGACCGCGTCCCCGAGGCGCTGACCGGACCCAGAGTGCGGCAGTTCTCGGAGAACCTCGCCTGCCCCAACGAGCATCCGCTGCCCATCGATGAGATCGAGCCCCGCTCCTTCTCCTTCAACTCGCCCTTCGGCGCCTGCGACGCCTGCTCCGGCATCGGCTCCCGCCTCGAAGTCGATGAGGACCTGGTCATTCCCGACGATTCCCTCTCCCTGCAGGACGGTGCCATTGCGCCGTGGTCCACCGGCGCCACCACCAAGGACTATTTCGCGCGGATCATCGAGGGCCTGGCCTCCGAGCTCGGCTTCTCCATGCGCACCCCGTGGAAGGACCTGCCCAAGAAGGTCCGCAAGGCGCTGCTGCACGGGCGCAATCACAAGATCGTGGTTCAGTACCGCAACCGGTGGGGCCGCGAGCGCACATACTCCACAGGATTCGAAGGCGTGCTCAGCTGGATCCAGCGCAAGCACGAGGAAGTGGAGTCCGACAATGCGCGCGACCGCTACGAGCAGTACATGCGCCAGATTCCATGCCCCGCCTGCGAAGGGCAGCGGCTGAACCCCGGCTCGCTCTCCGTCCTGGTGGAAGGCAGGTCCATTGCCGAGGTGGCCCGCTACCCGCTGGACGAGTGCGCAGAGTTCTTCCACGCCATGGAGCTCTCAGCGCGGGACAGGAAGATCGCTGAACAGGTCCTCAAAGAGATCGACGCCCGCCTGCAGTTCCTTCTCGACGTGGGCCTGAGCTACCTCACCCTCGAACGCGCGGCCGGCACGCTCTCCGGAGGGGAGGCGCAGCGGATCCGCCTGGCCACCCAGATCGGCTCCGGGCTCGTCGGTGTGCTCTACGTGCTCGACGAGCCCAGCATCGGCCTGCATCAGCGTGACAACAGCCGCCTCATCGGCACGCTCACCCGGCTGCGGGACCTCGGCAACACGCTCATCGTCGTCGAGCACGACGAGGACACCATTGCCGAGGCCGACTGGACGGTGGACATCGGCCCCGGGGCGGGGGAGCGCGGCGGCAGGATCGTCCACTCCGGCTCTGTGGAGGCCCTGCGCGCCAACGAGGCGTCCATCACCGGCGACTACCTCGGCCGGCGCCGCATCATCGCCGTGCCCGAGCAGCGCCGGCCCATCGACGCGGAGCGCATGCTGAAGATCGTCGAAGCCACGGAGAACAACCTCGAGACCGTCGACGTGGGCATCCCCCTCGGCGTCTTCCTGGCTGTCACTGGAGTCTCCGGCTCCGGCAAGTCAAGCCTCATCAACGAGATCCTCTCCAAAGCCCTGGCGAACAAGCTCAACAACGCCCGTCAGGTTCCCGGCCGGCACCGCCGGATCGAAGGCGTGGAGGAGCACCTGGACAAGATCATCCAGATCGACCAGAGCCCCATCGGCCGCACCCCGCGGTCCAATCCCGCCACCTACACCGGGGTCTTCGACCACATCCGGAAGCTCTTCGCCCAGACCAACGAAGCCAAGACCCGCGGCTACCAGCCCGGCCGGTTCAGCTTCAACATCAAGGGGGGCCGGTGCGAGGCCTGCACCGGCGACGGCACCCTGAAGATCGAGATGAACTTCCTGCCGGACGTCTACGTCCCCTGCGAGGTCTGCCAGGGCGACCGGTACAACCGGGAGACCCTGGAGATTCGGTACAAGGGCAAGAACATCGCCGAAGTCCTGGACATGCCGATCGAGGAGGCCGCCGAGTTCTTCTCCGCCTTCGCACCCATCGCCCGGCACCTCAGCACCCTGGTCGACGTGGGGCTCGGCTACGTGCGGCTCGGCCAGTCCGCCACCACCCTCTCCGGCGGTGAGGCCCAGCGCGTCAAGCTGGCCTCCGAGCTGCAGAAGCGCTCCAACGGCCGCTCCATCTACGTGCTCGACGAGCCCACCACCGGCCTGCACTTCGAAGACATCCGCAAGCTCCTCGCCGTCCTGCAGGGCCTGGTCGAGAAGGGCAACACTGTGGTGACCATCGAGCACAACCTCGACGTCATCAAATCCTCCGACTGGATCATCGACCTGGGACCCGAAGGCGGCAGCGGCGGCGGAAGGATCGTCGCCGAAGGGACCCCTGAGCAGGTTGCTGAGCAGCACGAGCAGACCGGCTCCCACACCGGCCGCTACCTGGCCCAGATGTTGCTACCATCGGCTCGATGA
- a CDS encoding type 1 glutamine amidotransferase produces MTKILVIQHEEAVGIGRLGAWLEDAGAQLVMCRPDQGEAVPAGFDDVDGLLVLGGTAAPQRDDHWPWLPAVRALQKRAVDGTFPALNICLGAQLCAVAYGVDVFRRDKPQVGVHQLTLRPEASQDPLFAGLPPQPKAVLWHQEEIAGVPQGAVHLVEGTDAPVQAFRMGEFSWSLQFHPEPDEHTVRAWAAAEGSLVPQAGESTEQVLTGFRDQAAEIEASFRPLAERFVDVCRAGGAA; encoded by the coding sequence GTGACGAAGATTCTGGTGATTCAGCATGAGGAGGCCGTCGGGATCGGCCGGCTCGGCGCCTGGCTCGAGGATGCCGGGGCGCAGCTGGTGATGTGCCGTCCCGACCAGGGCGAGGCGGTCCCCGCAGGGTTCGACGACGTCGACGGGCTCCTCGTCCTCGGCGGCACCGCCGCACCTCAGCGGGATGACCACTGGCCCTGGCTGCCTGCGGTCCGCGCCCTGCAGAAGCGTGCCGTGGACGGGACCTTCCCTGCGCTGAACATCTGCCTCGGCGCCCAGCTCTGCGCCGTCGCCTACGGGGTCGACGTCTTTCGCCGTGATAAGCCTCAGGTCGGGGTGCACCAGCTCACGCTGCGGCCCGAAGCATCCCAGGACCCCCTCTTCGCCGGGCTGCCTCCGCAGCCCAAAGCCGTTCTCTGGCACCAGGAGGAGATCGCCGGCGTGCCCCAAGGCGCCGTCCACCTGGTCGAGGGGACCGATGCGCCCGTGCAGGCATTCCGGATGGGGGAGTTCTCCTGGTCCCTGCAGTTCCACCCCGAGCCCGACGAGCACACCGTTCGTGCTTGGGCCGCTGCCGAAGGCTCGCTGGTCCCCCAGGCGGGGGAGAGCACTGAGCAGGTCCTCACCGGGTTCCGTGATCAGGCCGCAGAGATTGAGGCCAGCTTCCGGCCCCTGGCAGAACGGTTCGTGGACGTCTGCCGCGCCGGCGGAGCCGCATAG
- a CDS encoding 3-oxoacid CoA-transferase subunit B, which translates to MSSTLGREDLARLVAADIAPGSYVNLGIGQPTKVSDYLSAEQGITLHTENGMLGMGPAAAGEEIDTDLINAGKIPVTELAGASYFHHADSFAMMRGGHLDVCVLGAFQVSGAGDLANWSTGAPDAIPAVGGAMDLATGAKDVFVMMSLFAKNGSPKIVPELSYPATGLGCVSRVYTDHGVFLIERGRQGTTVSLREAYGLTAEEIQSRLDVDLTIL; encoded by the coding sequence ATGAGCAGCACCCTCGGCCGGGAGGACCTGGCACGTCTGGTCGCTGCCGATATTGCTCCGGGTTCCTATGTGAATCTGGGCATCGGCCAGCCCACCAAAGTCTCTGACTACCTCAGCGCCGAGCAGGGAATCACCCTGCACACTGAGAACGGCATGCTCGGCATGGGTCCGGCGGCAGCGGGCGAGGAGATCGACACCGATCTGATCAATGCCGGCAAGATCCCTGTCACTGAGCTTGCCGGTGCCAGCTACTTCCACCATGCAGACTCCTTCGCGATGATGCGCGGCGGGCACCTGGACGTCTGCGTGCTCGGGGCCTTCCAGGTCTCCGGGGCCGGAGACCTGGCGAACTGGTCCACCGGCGCACCTGACGCGATCCCGGCCGTCGGCGGCGCGATGGATCTGGCGACCGGGGCTAAGGACGTCTTCGTGATGATGAGCCTCTTCGCCAAGAACGGCAGCCCGAAGATCGTGCCCGAGCTGAGCTACCCGGCCACAGGCCTGGGGTGCGTCAGCCGGGTCTACACCGACCACGGAGTCTTCCTCATCGAACGTGGCCGCCAAGGAACCACCGTGTCGCTGCGTGAGGCCTACGGACTCACCGCCGAAGAGATTCAGAGTCGGCTGGATGTGGACCTGACCATACTCTGA
- a CDS encoding 3-oxoacid CoA-transferase subunit A has translation MSTIIAPNPAEAVAGIADGATVLMGGFGNAGQAHELIDALLASGARDLTVVSNNAGQGDAGLALLIKERRVAKIICSFPRQSDSWHFDEAYRAGQIELELVPQGNLAERLRAAGAGIGAFFTPTGYGTPLAAGKEVREIHGRHYVLEYPLRGDVALIKALAADGAGNLTYRKTARNFGPVMAAAADRTIVQVEEVLPTGSLDPENVITPGLFVDTLTVVRTASGEAARKEGRLTV, from the coding sequence ATGTCGACGATCATCGCACCCAATCCTGCAGAGGCCGTGGCAGGCATCGCTGACGGGGCCACTGTGCTCATGGGAGGCTTCGGCAATGCCGGGCAGGCCCATGAGCTCATCGATGCGCTGCTGGCATCGGGGGCCAGGGACCTGACCGTGGTCAGCAATAACGCCGGGCAAGGCGATGCCGGTCTGGCGCTGCTGATCAAGGAGCGGCGGGTGGCCAAGATCATCTGCTCGTTCCCCCGGCAGTCGGACTCCTGGCACTTCGACGAGGCATACCGGGCCGGTCAGATTGAGCTGGAGCTGGTCCCGCAGGGCAACCTCGCCGAGCGGCTGCGGGCTGCCGGGGCCGGCATCGGAGCCTTCTTCACCCCCACCGGGTACGGCACCCCCCTGGCTGCGGGCAAGGAGGTCCGTGAGATTCACGGCCGGCACTATGTCCTCGAATACCCGCTGCGCGGCGATGTCGCCCTGATCAAAGCACTCGCCGCGGACGGGGCCGGAAACCTCACCTACCGCAAGACGGCCAGGAACTTCGGACCGGTGATGGCCGCCGCCGCAGATCGGACGATTGTCCAGGTCGAGGAGGTTCTGCCCACCGGATCCTTGGACCCCGAGAACGTCATCACCCCCGGCCTCTTCGTGGACACGCTCACCGTGGTTCGCACAGCCTCGGGCGAGGCCGCGCGCAAGGAAGGAAGGCTCACCGTATGA
- a CDS encoding thiolase family protein has protein sequence MNEAYLYEGVRTPFGKAGGALAGVRPDDLAELVISALVDRAPGITAEGAGDAVGEVIFGNANGAGEENRNVGRMAWLLAGGATTVPASTVNRLCGSSLDAAIQGARQIRLQESEVVLVGGVESMSRAPWVLPKTERPYPMQNLELANTALGWRLINERMPEEWTVSLGEATEQLREKYGITRERQDEFAARSHQLALAAWEAGHYEELTVMVPGTDLRRDQTLRETVTAESLAGLGTVFRKEGGTVTAGNASPMNDGASAAWIGSAAGGEKLGLSPKARIAGWGAAANEPQFFGYAPVEATSRALSHAGISWNHVDAVELNEAFAAQSLACIDAWGIDPEIVNAWGGAVAIGHPLGASGTRCLSTLAARLESTGARWGVATLCIGVGQGLAVVLENTNS, from the coding sequence GTGAACGAGGCATATCTCTATGAGGGGGTGCGGACTCCTTTCGGCAAGGCGGGCGGCGCCTTGGCGGGGGTGCGTCCGGACGATTTGGCGGAGCTGGTCATCAGCGCCTTGGTCGATCGTGCTCCGGGCATCACTGCTGAGGGTGCCGGTGATGCGGTGGGGGAGGTGATCTTCGGCAACGCCAATGGTGCGGGGGAGGAGAACCGCAATGTGGGGCGTATGGCCTGGCTGCTGGCCGGGGGAGCCACCACGGTCCCTGCCAGCACAGTCAACCGGCTCTGCGGCTCCTCGCTCGACGCCGCGATCCAGGGCGCTCGCCAGATCCGACTTCAGGAGTCCGAGGTCGTGCTGGTCGGGGGAGTGGAGTCCATGTCCCGGGCCCCGTGGGTGCTGCCCAAGACCGAGCGTCCATACCCCATGCAGAACCTCGAGTTGGCCAACACTGCCTTGGGATGGCGACTCATCAACGAACGCATGCCTGAGGAATGGACCGTCTCCCTCGGGGAGGCCACTGAGCAGCTGCGGGAGAAGTACGGCATCACCCGTGAGCGTCAGGACGAGTTCGCCGCCCGTTCGCATCAGTTGGCCCTGGCGGCCTGGGAGGCCGGGCACTATGAGGAGCTCACCGTGATGGTGCCGGGGACGGATCTTCGGCGGGATCAGACTCTGCGGGAGACCGTCACCGCGGAGAGCCTGGCCGGGCTGGGCACCGTCTTCCGGAAGGAGGGCGGGACTGTCACCGCCGGAAACGCATCCCCGATGAACGACGGCGCCTCCGCCGCCTGGATCGGATCTGCGGCCGGTGGGGAGAAGCTCGGACTGAGCCCCAAAGCCCGCATCGCCGGCTGGGGCGCGGCCGCCAACGAACCGCAGTTCTTCGGCTACGCGCCCGTGGAAGCGACCAGCCGGGCCCTGTCCCATGCAGGGATCAGCTGGAACCACGTCGACGCGGTGGAGCTCAATGAGGCGTTCGCTGCTCAGTCGCTGGCCTGCATCGATGCTTGGGGGATTGACCCTGAGATCGTCAATGCCTGGGGCGGAGCGGTGGCCATCGGTCATCCGCTGGGGGCCTCGGGCACCCGCTGCTTGTCCACTCTGGCCGCCCGTCTGGAATCGACCGGGGCCCGGTGGGGAGTGGCGACCCTTTGTATCGGCGTGGGCCAGGGCCTGGCCGTTGTCCTTGAGAACACCAACAGCTGA
- the pcaC gene encoding 4-carboxymuconolactone decarboxylase, with product MTSPHQHEPRTGQQIYDDGMAVRREVLGDEHVDRATNAADELTEEFQSMITRHAWGTIWTRPGLDRRSRSIITLTALTAGGYWHELEMHVRAARRNGLTREEIKEVFLQSAVYCSVPAANVAFGIAQRVLAEEREPAQDTVQPEEKQ from the coding sequence ATGACCAGCCCCCACCAGCACGAGCCCCGCACCGGGCAGCAGATCTACGACGACGGCATGGCCGTCCGCCGAGAGGTGCTCGGCGACGAGCACGTGGACCGTGCCACCAACGCCGCCGATGAGCTCACCGAAGAGTTCCAGTCGATGATCACCCGCCACGCCTGGGGCACCATCTGGACCCGCCCCGGCCTGGACCGCAGGTCCCGCTCCATCATCACGCTGACCGCCCTCACCGCCGGCGGCTACTGGCACGAGCTTGAGATGCACGTGCGGGCAGCCCGGCGCAACGGCCTCACCCGCGAGGAGATCAAAGAGGTCTTCCTGCAGTCGGCCGTCTACTGCTCCGTTCCCGCCGCCAACGTCGCCTTCGGCATCGCCCAACGCGTCCTCGCCGAAGAGCGCGAACCAGCCCAAGACACCGTCCAGCCCGAGGAGAAGCAGTGA
- a CDS encoding alpha/beta fold hydrolase, which yields MSLTLTPTLLTPGAAEPRPLLMVGPSLGTSVAALWEPALPHLAEHFTVVGWDLPGHGRSAPHSEPFSLVDLASAVIDSADHASSEHGLVDPALPRFHAGVSIAGAVSLTLAVERPDAFAKLAVICSAAKIGTAEAWNERADLVAQAGTPTMVEGSAKRWFASGFLQRHPERAAPLLHSLQQADRRSYASACRALAGYDLTERLAAVTSPVLAVAGAEDTVCPPADAEAIAAGVPQGRAAALEGVAHQAPVEDPKATAELLKEFLA from the coding sequence ATGAGCCTGACCCTCACGCCCACGCTCCTGACTCCAGGGGCCGCGGAGCCCCGCCCCCTGCTGATGGTCGGACCCTCGCTGGGAACTTCAGTGGCTGCGCTCTGGGAGCCGGCTCTGCCTCATCTTGCCGAGCACTTCACCGTGGTCGGATGGGACCTGCCCGGGCACGGGCGCTCCGCCCCGCACAGCGAGCCGTTCAGCCTGGTGGACCTGGCATCGGCTGTCATCGACAGCGCAGACCATGCCTCGTCAGAGCACGGCCTCGTCGACCCTGCTCTGCCCCGGTTCCACGCAGGCGTGTCCATCGCAGGCGCAGTCAGCCTCACCCTGGCCGTGGAGCGCCCCGACGCTTTCGCCAAGCTGGCCGTCATCTGCTCAGCGGCGAAGATCGGAACTGCCGAGGCATGGAACGAGCGGGCCGACCTAGTAGCACAGGCAGGAACCCCCACCATGGTCGAAGGCTCCGCCAAACGGTGGTTCGCCTCCGGCTTCCTGCAGAGGCACCCAGAACGTGCCGCCCCGCTGCTTCATTCCCTGCAGCAGGCAGACCGACGCTCCTACGCCTCCGCCTGCCGTGCACTGGCCGGCTATGACCTCACCGAAAGACTGGCTGCGGTGACCAGCCCCGTGCTCGCCGTAGCAGGTGCCGAAGACACCGTCTGTCCGCCCGCCGATGCCGAGGCGATCGCAGCCGGCGTGCCCCAGGGCCGTGCCGCAGCCCTTGAGGGCGTCGCGCACCAGGCCCCCGTCGAAGACCCCAAGGCCACCGCAGAGCTGCTGAAGGAGTTTCTCGCATGA
- a CDS encoding lyase family protein yields MTEASLFAPAWAGTDVAETTSETQLIQALLDVEAAWGHVLAEHRLASQASAEALAGIARSPEQVSSLNPQRLAAAAAGGGNPVIPLVAALRTELASRGADDSALHQGATSQDIMDTAMMLMVRRSAERALPDLDQAASALAETADAHRSTLCTAHSLAQHALPTVFGMKAAVWLDGITSASSSLRAAQAGLSLQWGGAVGTQAALTEIAGAGRAAQMTLRLGETLGLAVPALPWQVQRQSVLEIGSALAGVAAALGKAAGDVLTLQRPEVGELREPAAPGKGGSSAMPQKQNPSLSVLIRSAALSAPGHLSTLYQAAAAANDERPDGAWHAEWPAVRELLRLAGGAAARAAALFQGLEADAGRMTANLTAAGASLLSERLMLSLARQLPGGREQMQNLLRASLSEGVDLRAALLEELQESPSADADVQQLVESVDLALDPSGYLGRADDFIDAALAAHSRGGGDPA; encoded by the coding sequence ATGACGGAAGCAAGCCTCTTCGCCCCCGCATGGGCCGGAACCGACGTGGCAGAGACCACGTCAGAGACCCAGCTGATCCAGGCGCTGCTGGACGTCGAAGCAGCCTGGGGCCACGTGCTGGCCGAGCACCGCTTGGCGTCACAGGCCTCCGCGGAGGCGCTCGCCGGAATCGCCCGGTCCCCGGAGCAGGTCTCCTCCCTGAATCCGCAGCGACTGGCCGCCGCTGCCGCAGGCGGCGGCAACCCCGTCATCCCCCTCGTCGCTGCTCTTCGCACTGAGCTTGCCAGCCGTGGAGCGGACGATTCGGCCCTTCACCAGGGCGCCACCAGCCAGGACATCATGGACACAGCGATGATGCTGATGGTCCGGCGCAGCGCAGAGCGGGCGCTCCCTGATCTTGACCAGGCAGCTTCGGCGCTGGCTGAGACAGCCGATGCTCATCGATCGACCCTGTGCACCGCGCACTCCTTGGCCCAGCACGCACTGCCGACGGTCTTCGGCATGAAAGCGGCAGTGTGGCTGGACGGGATCACCTCGGCCTCGAGCAGTCTTCGTGCCGCACAGGCCGGGCTCAGCCTCCAGTGGGGCGGGGCGGTCGGCACCCAGGCCGCCCTGACTGAGATTGCCGGGGCCGGCAGGGCAGCCCAGATGACCCTCCGCCTGGGCGAGACGCTCGGACTGGCGGTGCCGGCACTGCCCTGGCAGGTGCAGCGCCAGTCCGTCCTCGAGATCGGCTCTGCCTTGGCTGGGGTCGCCGCGGCCCTCGGCAAGGCGGCGGGAGACGTGCTGACGCTGCAGCGCCCAGAGGTCGGAGAGCTCCGTGAACCGGCAGCCCCTGGCAAGGGCGGCTCCTCGGCGATGCCGCAGAAGCAGAACCCGTCTCTCTCGGTGCTCATCCGCTCCGCTGCGCTGAGCGCCCCCGGCCACCTGAGCACGCTGTACCAGGCGGCGGCCGCAGCCAACGACGAACGCCCCGACGGCGCCTGGCATGCCGAATGGCCCGCTGTGCGGGAGCTTCTCAGGCTGGCAGGCGGTGCCGCCGCACGGGCAGCCGCTCTCTTCCAGGGACTGGAGGCCGACGCCGGTCGAATGACCGCGAACCTCACTGCCGCCGGGGCCTCCCTGCTCTCCGAGAGACTCATGCTCAGCCTGGCCCGTCAGCTTCCCGGCGGGCGGGAGCAGATGCAGAACCTTCTTCGCGCAAGCCTCTCCGAAGGCGTCGATCTCCGTGCAGCCCTCCTCGAGGAGCTGCAGGAATCGCCGTCCGCGGACGCCGATGTCCAACAGCTCGTGGAAAGCGTCGACCTCGCACTGGACCCGTCCGGATACCTCGGACGGGCTGACGACTTCATCGACGCGGCCCTCGCCGCCCACAGCCGGGGAGGGGGTGACCCCGCATGA
- the pcaG gene encoding protocatechuate 3,4-dioxygenase subunit alpha: MPDASLSLMPTPAQTIGPFYGYALPFDSGHELVHPARPGAIRFHGTVRDGVGSPVPDALIEIWQADAEGRIAQSPGSLKRDGYTFTGWGRTPVDDAGHFTFTTVNPGTAAAGKAPFIMVCVFARGLLDRLFTRAYLPEHSEALAADPLLAGLDAEHRETLIAEREPDGGLRFDIRLQGDGETVFLTYPRTPAPAGPEA, translated from the coding sequence ATGCCTGACGCGTCTCTCAGCCTGATGCCGACCCCGGCTCAGACCATCGGCCCCTTCTACGGCTACGCGCTCCCCTTCGACAGCGGCCACGAGCTGGTCCACCCCGCCCGTCCCGGAGCCATCCGGTTCCACGGCACAGTGCGGGACGGGGTGGGAAGCCCCGTGCCGGATGCCCTCATCGAGATCTGGCAGGCCGACGCCGAAGGCCGCATCGCTCAATCCCCCGGCTCCCTCAAGCGTGACGGATACACCTTCACCGGATGGGGCCGGACCCCCGTGGACGACGCCGGGCACTTCACCTTCACCACGGTGAACCCCGGGACAGCCGCAGCGGGAAAGGCTCCCTTCATCATGGTGTGCGTCTTTGCGCGCGGCCTGCTGGATCGTCTATTCACCCGCGCATACCTCCCCGAGCACTCCGAGGCGCTGGCGGCAGATCCCCTGCTTGCAGGGCTCGACGCCGAACACCGGGAGACGCTCATCGCAGAGCGCGAACCCGACGGAGGGCTGCGCTTCGACATACGCCTGCAGGGCGATGGGGAGACGGTCTTCCTGACCTACCCCCGCACGCCCGCACCGGCAGGGCCGGAAGCATGA
- the pcaH gene encoding protocatechuate 3,4-dioxygenase subunit beta: MSTTAQPAPPQEHVSTNPDAAAASQEETTAEIGALHDAYRDGLAEGAPEETTSRLSFPPYRSSLLRAPTKSLHHTDPEEIELWSPAFGDRDVHPLEADLTIQHNGEPVGERIIVTGRVVDGDGRPVAGQLIEVWQANAAGRYVHKRDQHPAPLDPNFTGVGRAITGADGEYTFTTIKPAPYPWKNHYNAWRPAHIHFSLFGTDFTQRIITQMYFPGDPLFALDPIYQSIVDQRARDRLVAQYDHSVSEHEWATGYRWDIVLSGSNRTWSEPEEGEH; this comes from the coding sequence ATGAGCACCACGGCGCAGCCGGCCCCGCCGCAGGAGCATGTCAGCACCAACCCCGATGCCGCAGCCGCCTCCCAGGAGGAGACCACTGCGGAGATCGGCGCACTGCACGACGCCTACCGCGACGGCCTCGCGGAAGGCGCGCCGGAGGAGACCACCTCACGACTGAGCTTCCCGCCCTACCGGAGCTCCCTGCTGCGGGCGCCCACCAAATCCCTGCACCACACGGACCCCGAGGAGATCGAGCTGTGGAGCCCCGCCTTCGGCGACCGCGACGTCCACCCGCTTGAAGCCGATCTGACCATTCAGCACAACGGGGAGCCCGTGGGCGAGCGCATCATCGTGACAGGCCGGGTCGTCGACGGAGACGGCCGGCCGGTCGCGGGCCAGCTCATCGAGGTGTGGCAGGCCAACGCCGCCGGCCGGTACGTGCACAAGCGGGACCAGCACCCGGCTCCGCTGGACCCCAACTTCACCGGCGTCGGACGTGCCATCACAGGCGCTGACGGCGAATACACCTTCACCACCATCAAGCCGGCGCCCTACCCGTGGAAGAACCACTACAACGCCTGGCGCCCGGCGCACATCCACTTCAGCCTCTTCGGCACTGACTTCACCCAGCGCATCATCACCCAGATGTACTTCCCGGGGGACCCCCTGTTCGCCCTGGACCCGATCTACCAGTCCATTGTCGATCAGCGCGCCCGTGACAGGCTGGTCGCCCAATATGACCATTCCGTCTCCGAGCACGAGTGGGCCACCGGCTACCGTTGGGACATCGTGCTCTCCGGGTCCAACCGGACCTGGTCAGAGCCGGAGGAAGGAGAGCACTGA